From the genome of Apodemus sylvaticus chromosome 3, mApoSyl1.1, whole genome shotgun sequence, one region includes:
- the B3galt6 gene encoding beta-1,3-galactosyltransferase 6 yields the protein MKVLRRAWRHRVVLGLGGLAFCSTTLLYLARCASEGETLSASGAARPRTKAFLAVLVASAPRAVERRTAVRSTWLAQERRGGPKDVWARFAVGTSGLGSEERRTLELEQAQHGDLLLLPALRDAYENLTAKVLAMLTWLDEHVDFEFVLKADDDSFARLDAIVVELRAREPARRRRLYWGFFSGRGRVKPGGRWREAAWQLCDYYLPYALGGGYVLSADLVHYLRLSREYLRAWQSEDVSLGTWLAPVDVQREHDPRFDTEYKSRGCSNQYLVTHKQSPEDMLEKQQMLQREGRLCKHEVQLRLSYVYDWSAPPSQCCQRKEGIP from the coding sequence ATGAAGGTACTTCGGCGCGCTTGGCGGCACCGGGTGGTGCTGGGCCTAGGCGGCCTGGCGTTTTGCAGCACCACTCTGTTGTACTTGGCGCGCTGCGCTTCTGAGGGCGAGACGCTCTCCGCTTCTGGAGCCGCTCGACCTCGCACTAAGGCCTTCCTGGCAGTGCTAGTGGCTAGTGCGCCCCGCGCGGTCGAGCGCCGCACCGCAGTGCGCAGCACGTGGCTGGCACAAGAGAGGCGTGGCGGACCCAAGGACGTGTGGGCGCGCTTCGCTGTGGGCACTAGCGGCTTAGGCTCAGAGGAGCGGCGTACTCTTGAGCTCGAGCAAGCACAGCACGgggacctgctgctgctgcccgcCTTGCGCGACGCCTACGAGAACCTCACTGCCAAGGTCCTGGCCATGCTAACCTGGCTGGATGAGCACGTGGACTTCGAGTTCGTGCTCAAGGCAGACGACGACTCTTTTGCGCGCCTGGACGCTATAGTGGTCGAGCTACGCGCACGTGAGCCCGCACGCCGCCGGCGCCTCTATTGGGGCTTCTTTTCTGGGCGCGGTCGTGTCAAGCCGGGAGGTCGGTGGCGAGAAGCTGCCTGGCAACTCTGCGACTACTACCTACCCTACGCTCTGGGCGGTGGGTATGTCCTTTCTGCGGACCTGGTACATTACCTGCGCCTCAGTCGCGAATATCTGCGCGCATGGCAGAGTGAAGACGTATCGCTGGGCACCTGGCTGGCACCAGTGGATGTGCAACGGGAACACGACCCACGCTTCGACACGGAGTACAAATCTCGAGGCTGCAGCAATCAGTATCTGGTGACACACAAACAAAGCCCAGAAGACATGTTGGAGAAGCAACAAATGTTGCAGCGTGAGGGCCGGTTGTGCAAGCATGAGGTGCAATTGCGCCTTTCCTATGTCTATGACTGGTCAGCACCACCCTCCCAGTGCTGCCAGCGCAAGGAGGGCATTCCCTGA